Genomic window (Candidatus Gastranaerophilales bacterium):
CTTGATACAAGCTTGGACGGGCATTGTCAGACATTCCGCCATCAACTGTCACATATTTTCTGCCATGTGGTACTTGTTTTGAGCTTCCTACGGTATAAAGAGTAACTCCTGATGTACCTACGACGCTTCTTCCCGGTTCAATATATACATGGGGCATTTTGATACCATATTTCGGTTGATTTATTGCAATCGAGTCGTTGATTGCTTGAGCCATTTCATAAATCGAAATCGGTTTATCATCTTCAGTATATTTAATACCCAATCCGCCGCCAAGGTTTATATCAGTAAGCTCAATGCCGTATTTTTCTTTAATTCTTGCTATTTCTTTAAACAAAACTTCAATTTCGTCAAAATAGACTTTCGGTTCAAAAATCTGAGAGCCGACATGTGAGTGAAGCCCTGCCAAATTAAGATTTTTATACTCGTCTTGAATAAGTTCAATCGCCTCATCAAGTTGAGTTAAATCAAAACCGAACTTTGAGTCTAAGTGACCTGTTTGGATATATTCGTGCGTATGGCACTCAATCCCCGGGGTAATTCTTAGCAAGATTTTTACTGTTTTATTTTTTGACTGTGCAACCTGATTTAAAAGTGCAAGTTCTAAAAAATTGTCAACGGAAAAGGCACCAACACCAACTTCAAGAGCCAAATTCAACTCATCAAATGATTTGTTATTGCCATTAAAAATAGTTTTAGACATATCAAATCCCGCAGAGTGTGCCGTATAGATTTCGCCACCTGAGCACAAATCCAGCCCAAAGCCAAGCTCACCCATTAGAGAGCACATAGCCTTTGTCATAAAAGCTTTTGCGGCAAACATCATATTAATATGGTCATACCCTTCAAAAGCCTTTGTATAATCACCTGCAATCGAACGAATTGTAGCCTCATCAAAAACATAAAGCGGTGTTCCGTATTTATTTGCAAGCTCTATACAATCACATCCTCCGATTTCCAAGTGGCAATCATCATTAATCTTTGCTGTTACAGGCATTATACTTTGGTTTGCAGTCTGCATATTTTCCCCTTTTAATAAAATAACTCGTGAGTCAATCATAACATCAAAATATTCTTTTTTCACTTAAAAATTGATTATTGCAAAAAATGTATTATTATATAATTATGAAGAATTTTAAATATTTTTTAGCCTTAATAATCGTCACGATAGCCTTTTCGGGATACTCAACTGCAGCCGAAGCTCCAAATTATGATGAGTTATATTACAACGCACAGCTTTTTGACACTGAGTTTATGCATGATGTTGACCCCTATCAAGACCAAGAATATATGAAATACACTTGGTCGCCTTATCCTTTATTTAGAACCAGTTCAACCTTATATTTCAAAAGCTTGACTATCGAGCCAGGATACTATCTTTTGACACCAAGAAACCTAAAAGACAAAGATTACGTGCTTTTCAAAGACAACGGCAAAGTAAAATTCATCGTCCCTGTCGTAAAAAAAACTATCACAGATGTCGGTTTCTACCAATATCAAGTTCCGAAACCAAAACTTACAAAAAGTAAAACCATTGCTCAAAATTTACAAAAATGTTTTTTTAAAAACAAACGTGATTCCGGCAGAATGCCTCCCCCTGACTCTTATATAGATGTTTTGGAAGAAGGTAACTACGTCATTATAAAATTT
Coding sequences:
- the lysA gene encoding diaminopimelate decarboxylase — encoded protein: MKKEYFDVMIDSRVILLKGENMQTANQSIMPVTAKINDDCHLEIGGCDCIELANKYGTPLYVFDEATIRSIAGDYTKAFEGYDHINMMFAAKAFMTKAMCSLMGELGFGLDLCSGGEIYTAHSAGFDMSKTIFNGNNKSFDELNLALEVGVGAFSVDNFLELALLNQVAQSKNKTVKILLRITPGIECHTHEYIQTGHLDSKFGFDLTQLDEAIELIQDEYKNLNLAGLHSHVGSQIFEPKVYFDEIEVLFKEIARIKEKYGIELTDINLGGGLGIKYTEDDKPISIYEMAQAINDSIAINQPKYGIKMPHVYIEPGRSVVGTSGVTLYTVGSSKQVPHGRKYVTVDGGMSDNARPSLYQAEYTVKVANKATDVDVEKVTIAGRFCESGDILAKDIMLPDLNEGDTLCFFNTGAYGYSMSSNYNRVLKPAAVLVNNGKSDIIIERQTYAQLCESDVIPDKFDAV